The genomic segment TGTCGCAGACCCATTGCGGGCCGCGCGGCGCCGCGAGCGCACGGGTCAACCAGCCCTTGACCACGGCGTCGGAGGCGCCTTCGCCGCGTTCGATGGCGGCCATGATGGTGAGGGTGCGGGCATCCGGGTCATCCTCGGCGAGGGTGCCGAGCGCGCGGCGGGCGGCCGGGAAATCCTCGTTCGCGATGTGCAGCTCGGCCTCGACCAGCTTGGTTTCGCGGTGCTCGGGGTGGATCTTGAGCAGCTTGGCAAAGCGCTTGAGCCGCTCCTTGGGGCTTTCGCCCGGTTCGATCTCGGCGAAGGCGGCGGCGAGGTCGGGGTGGGGCTGTGCATCCCATGCCTTGCGCAGGACGCGGACGGCATAGCGCTTGGAATCGGCGCGGATATAGCTGCGCGCGGCCATGACGGCGGCGGGGATCAGGTCGGGCGAGAGGCGGTTGGCCTCGATTGCCTGTTCCTTGGCCTCGATATCCTTGCCTTCGTCGAGGATGTCCTGGGCCTCGGAGAGGGCCAGCACCGCGTCGCGGCGGCGGTGCACGTCGCGGGGCATGTTGCCGTGCTTCAGCTTGGCGCGAAGGGTTTCGCGGGCGCCGGACCAGTCGTGTTTCTGGGCCTGAAGCTTGAGGAGCGTATCCTGCACCTCTTCGTGGCGGGGTTTGAGGGCGAAGGCGGTCTGGGCCAGTTTGAGGGCGGTGTCTGTGTCGCCGTCGGAGAGCTTCTGGCGCATGATGCCGCGGACGCCGACGAAGCGGGTCTTCTCGTTGGTCAGAAGGCGTTTGTAGACCTCTTCGGCCTTGCGGCGGTCGCCGGACATTTCGGCGGCCTGGGCGGTGATGAGGTTGGTCAGCGCCGGTTTGCGGAGGTAGCGTTCGGCGCGGTTGGCCTTGGCCATCGCGACGTTGCCCTCGCCCGACGCGAGCGCCATCAGCCCTTCGGAGAGCGCGCGGTAGCCTTTTTCCTGCCGGTTCTTGTCGAAATAGCGGGAAATGGCTGTTTCATCGCCATTGATGAAGCGCAGGACGGCGATGACCAGCGCGGCCAGCTTGAGCAGCACCCAGATGGCGATGACCAGAAGGATCAGCGCGATCACGGCGGTGAGCGGAGTGAGGTTGTATTCCTGCCCGGCCATGACGACACGCACGCCGCCATCGAGTTCGAGCAGGTAGATCGCCGCAAAGCTCGCCGCTGCGACAAGGGCGATGAACACCGCGATCTTTATGATGGACCATAGCATGGCACGCGCCCTTTCGGTTTCAGTTCAATTCTTCGCTGAGTTGCTGGGCCGCCGCGACGGCCTCGAGCCGGCGGGTGGCCTGAGCGGCCCAGTCGGAAAGCTCGGCGCGGGCCACGTCAGGCAGCGCCTCGATCTCGGCCAGCGCATCGGTGAGGCGGCCCTGTTGGGTGGCGGCCTCGGCGCGGGAGAGGATGGCATCGGGGTCGTCGCCCTCGCGCGGCTCGAGCGAGCGGGCGCCGAGCTGGGTGCGGATGAAGGCGGAGAGGCCGCCGGTTTCGCCGGCTTCGGCGGCGGCGTCACGGGCGGCGGCCAGCGCCGCGCGGGCGGCTTCGGGGAAGCTCTCCTGAAGCTCTGCCAGGGTCGGGACACCGCTATCAGCGGTGCTGGAGAGCACTTCCGGCACCTCGATGCCGGTTTCCTGCAGGTCGGCCATCGCGTCGGCATAGCCGCCGCCGGCGTCGAGCGCGGTCTGGATGCGGGCGAGGGCGGCGCGCTGCATGGTGGCCTGGGCCGTGGTTTCGGCTTCGGTTTC from the Roseovarius indicus genome contains:
- a CDS encoding heme biosynthesis protein HemY; translation: MLWSIIKIAVFIALVAAASFAAIYLLELDGGVRVVMAGQEYNLTPLTAVIALILLVIAIWVLLKLAALVIAVLRFINGDETAISRYFDKNRQEKGYRALSEGLMALASGEGNVAMAKANRAERYLRKPALTNLITAQAAEMSGDRRKAEEVYKRLLTNEKTRFVGVRGIMRQKLSDGDTDTALKLAQTAFALKPRHEEVQDTLLKLQAQKHDWSGARETLRAKLKHGNMPRDVHRRRDAVLALSEAQDILDEGKDIEAKEQAIEANRLSPDLIPAAVMAARSYIRADSKRYAVRVLRKAWDAQPHPDLAAAFAEIEPGESPKERLKRFAKLLKIHPEHRETKLVEAELHIANEDFPAARRALGTLAEDDPDARTLTIMAAIERGEGASDAVVKGWLTRALAAPRGPQWVCDNCHHIHAHWVPACENCQSFDTLSWKSPPAATVTSSTGVEMLPLIVGSLEDKSRDDQPTEATGDGPADATGETRPDPVIADAEIVEDPAPEEERKAAN